The following proteins are encoded in a genomic region of Candidatus Eisenbacteria bacterium:
- a CDS encoding DinB family protein, producing MSRSRAETLLEDLLDSWDRNNAILVNLLRAVPDGGLQTRVMSGSRTVAELFTHMHYVRLAFVSEDAPEFAREIPDEYVQMLDRDHLARMLDESAHAVREAVKGRIESGKEMDRHYDHPILFLQHMIWHEGYHHGQIKLALKVAGHPITDREAGPLTWGVWMRKTGALESRRS from the coding sequence ATGTCAAGATCGCGCGCCGAGACGCTGCTCGAGGACCTGCTGGACTCCTGGGATCGCAACAACGCCATCCTGGTCAACCTGCTTCGCGCCGTGCCCGACGGCGGTCTCCAGACTCGAGTGATGTCGGGCAGCCGAACGGTCGCCGAGCTGTTCACGCACATGCACTACGTGCGCCTGGCTTTCGTCTCCGAGGACGCCCCCGAGTTCGCCCGGGAGATTCCCGATGAGTACGTCCAGATGCTCGATCGCGACCATCTGGCCCGGATGCTGGACGAGAGCGCCCATGCCGTGCGCGAGGCGGTCAAGGGCCGGATCGAGTCAGGAAAGGAGATGGATCGCCACTACGATCATCCGATCCTCTTCCTCCAGCACATGATCTGGCACGAGGGTTATCACCATGGCCAGATCAAGCTCGCCCTCAAGGTCGCGGGCCACCCGATCACCGATCGCGAAGCCGGTCCGCTGACCTGGGGCGTCTGGATGCGCAAGACCGGGGCACTCGAGAGCCGGCGCTCCTAG